From a single Streptomyces sp. NBC_00377 genomic region:
- a CDS encoding NCS1 family nucleobase:cation symporter-1: protein MTDTAPTAIPPTSQVTLADGRVEIAPGSPQPSGPYANEDLLPVPVEKRTWTTYNFSALWVGMAHNTASWTLASGLIAVGMDWKQAVLTIALANLIVLVPMLLTGHAGPKYGIPFPVFARASFGVRGANLPAVVRALVACGWFGIQTWIGGEAIYFLAGKLIGNGWSDAGKIGGYAWTMWLSFAIFWALQVAIIYRGMETIRRFENWAAPFVLVGALVMLVWMSDKAGGFGPLLDQPSKLGWGGDFWKLFWPSLMGMIGFWSTLSLNIPDFTRYGKSQKAQTWGQALGLPTTMTLFALLSVMVTSGSQAVYGETIWDPVQLAAKTDNVFGLLFALVTVLVATLSVNVAANLVSPAFDFSNVAPRKISFRTGALATCVLGVLIFPWKLYSDPQGYIFTWLGLVGGLLGTVAGILIADYWVLRRGRLDLTDLYRAGGRYWYDGGWNWRAVVAFLTGGVLAVGGASFKPLIDGRPIPALETLADYGWAVGLGTSMVLYLALMLLAPPRQEREDAV from the coding sequence ATGACCGACACCGCTCCCACGGCCATACCGCCGACCTCTCAAGTCACCCTGGCCGACGGCCGGGTGGAGATCGCCCCTGGTTCGCCGCAGCCCAGCGGCCCCTACGCCAACGAGGACCTGCTCCCGGTCCCGGTGGAGAAGCGCACCTGGACCACGTACAACTTCTCCGCGCTGTGGGTCGGCATGGCCCACAACACGGCGTCGTGGACACTGGCCTCCGGTCTGATCGCCGTCGGCATGGACTGGAAGCAGGCGGTGCTCACCATCGCCCTGGCCAACCTCATCGTGCTGGTCCCGATGCTGCTCACCGGGCACGCGGGGCCGAAGTACGGGATCCCCTTCCCGGTCTTCGCCCGCGCCTCCTTCGGCGTCCGCGGCGCCAACCTGCCCGCCGTCGTACGGGCGTTGGTGGCGTGCGGCTGGTTCGGCATCCAGACCTGGATCGGCGGTGAGGCGATCTACTTCCTCGCCGGGAAGCTGATCGGCAACGGCTGGTCCGACGCCGGGAAGATCGGCGGCTACGCCTGGACCATGTGGCTGTCGTTCGCGATCTTCTGGGCGCTCCAGGTCGCGATCATCTACCGGGGCATGGAGACGATCCGGCGCTTCGAGAACTGGGCGGCGCCCTTCGTGCTCGTCGGCGCGCTGGTGATGCTGGTCTGGATGAGCGACAAGGCGGGCGGATTCGGGCCGTTGCTCGACCAGCCCTCCAAGCTCGGCTGGGGCGGCGACTTCTGGAAGCTGTTCTGGCCGTCCCTGATGGGCATGATCGGCTTCTGGTCGACGCTGTCGCTGAACATCCCCGACTTCACGCGGTACGGGAAGTCGCAGAAGGCACAGACCTGGGGACAGGCTCTCGGTCTTCCCACGACCATGACGCTGTTCGCGCTGCTGTCGGTGATGGTCACCTCCGGTTCCCAGGCGGTGTACGGCGAGACCATCTGGGACCCGGTACAGCTCGCCGCGAAGACGGACAATGTCTTCGGCCTGCTGTTCGCGCTGGTCACCGTGCTGGTGGCGACCCTGTCGGTGAACGTCGCGGCCAACCTGGTCTCGCCGGCCTTCGACTTCTCCAACGTCGCTCCCCGGAAGATCAGTTTCCGTACCGGCGCCCTCGCCACCTGTGTCCTCGGGGTGCTGATCTTCCCGTGGAAGCTGTACTCCGACCCGCAGGGCTACATCTTCACCTGGCTCGGGCTGGTCGGCGGTCTGCTGGGCACCGTCGCCGGCATTCTCATCGCCGACTACTGGGTCCTGCGCCGCGGCAGGCTCGACCTGACCGACCTGTACCGCGCGGGAGGCCGCTACTGGTACGACGGCGGCTGGAACTGGCGGGCCGTGGTGGCCTTCCTGACCGGCGGAGTGCTGGCCGTCGGCGGCGCCAGCTTCAAACCGCTGATCGACGGACGGCCGATCCCGGCGCTGGAAACCCTCGCCGACTACGGCTGGGCGGTCGGACTCGGCACCTCGATGGTGCTGTATCTGGCCCTGATGCTGCTGGCGCCCCCGCGGCAGGAGCGGGAGGACGCCGTCTGA
- a CDS encoding inositol monophosphatase family protein: MIEDTETIDEFLARHSTDVEEAVRKVAAAEIMPRFRRLAAHEIEQKAGPHDLVTDADRNAELYLTQVLGALLPGSVVVGEEAVHANPATYEAIQGDAPVWIVDPVDGTRQFVHGNDGFCTLVALVRHGVLHASWTYAPARDQLATAVRGGGAFLDGERLFAGPPEPGRDLRVATSHPDYTTEDQKRALLALRTDGVAPRACGSAGLEYLAIARGESDATAFSWEAAWDHAAGLLLVEEAGGAHLTLTGEPFRVTGGNSLPFTAARDAATARRVAGLLAGTGPLTG; encoded by the coding sequence ATGATCGAAGACACGGAAACCATCGACGAGTTTCTCGCCCGCCACTCGACCGACGTGGAGGAGGCGGTCCGCAAGGTCGCCGCGGCCGAGATCATGCCTCGTTTCCGCCGGCTCGCCGCGCACGAGATCGAGCAGAAGGCCGGACCGCACGACCTGGTGACGGACGCCGACCGCAACGCCGAGCTGTACCTCACGCAGGTCCTCGGCGCCCTCCTGCCCGGCTCGGTCGTCGTCGGCGAGGAGGCGGTGCACGCCAACCCGGCCACCTACGAGGCGATACAGGGCGACGCCCCCGTCTGGATCGTCGACCCCGTCGACGGGACACGGCAGTTCGTGCACGGCAACGACGGCTTCTGCACGCTGGTGGCGCTCGTCCGGCACGGCGTCCTGCACGCCTCCTGGACCTACGCTCCGGCCCGTGACCAGCTGGCCACGGCCGTCCGGGGCGGCGGCGCCTTCCTGGACGGCGAGCGCCTGTTCGCCGGCCCGCCCGAGCCCGGCCGCGACCTGAGGGTGGCCACCTCCCACCCCGACTACACGACCGAGGACCAGAAGCGTGCCCTGCTCGCGCTGCGGACGGACGGGGTCGCACCGCGTGCGTGCGGGTCGGCCGGGCTCGAGTATCTCGCCATAGCCCGGGGCGAGTCGGACGCGACGGCGTTCTCCTGGGAGGCGGCCTGGGACCACGCGGCCGGACTGCTGCTGGTCGAGGAGGCGGGCGGCGCCCACCTCACGCTCACGGGCGAGCCGTTCCGTGTCACGGGCGGCAACTCACTGCCGTTCACGGCGGCCCGGGACGCGGCGACGGCCCGCCGGGTGGCGGGACTGCTGGCGGGCACCGGTCCCCTGACGGGCTGA
- a CDS encoding TIGR03842 family LLM class F420-dependent oxidoreductase, whose amino-acid sequence MDFGLVLQTDPPASKVVELMKRAEDNGFTYGWTFDSAVLWQEPFVIYSQILANTSRLTVGPMVTNPGTRTWEVTASTFATLNDMFGNRTVCGIGRGDSAMRVAGRAPNTLARISQAMKVIRALGSGEEADLGGTVVRFPWIKDDARLPVWMAAYGPKALKMTGEEADGFILQLADLYLTEYMVKAVKDAAVAAGRDPDEVRICVAAPAYVTEDDSPEALAHAREQCRWFGGMVGNHVADLVSKYGEHSAAVPDELTDYIKSREGYDYSHHGRADNPDTAFVPDEIVDRFCLIGPAEKHIEKLTALRELGVDQFAVYDMHDAREATIDAYGTTVIPAVNG is encoded by the coding sequence ATGGACTTCGGACTTGTCCTCCAGACCGACCCCCCGGCCTCGAAGGTCGTCGAGCTGATGAAGCGCGCCGAGGACAACGGCTTCACCTACGGCTGGACCTTCGACTCGGCCGTGCTCTGGCAGGAACCGTTCGTGATCTACAGCCAGATCCTGGCTAACACGAGCAGGCTCACTGTGGGCCCCATGGTGACCAACCCCGGCACCCGCACCTGGGAGGTCACCGCCTCCACCTTCGCCACCCTCAACGACATGTTCGGCAACCGCACGGTGTGCGGCATCGGCCGCGGCGACTCCGCCATGCGCGTCGCGGGCCGCGCCCCGAACACGCTCGCCCGGATCAGCCAGGCCATGAAGGTCATCAGGGCCCTCGGCTCGGGCGAGGAGGCCGACCTCGGCGGCACCGTCGTCCGGTTCCCCTGGATCAAGGACGACGCCCGGCTCCCCGTCTGGATGGCCGCCTACGGCCCGAAGGCGCTGAAGATGACCGGCGAGGAGGCCGACGGCTTCATCCTCCAGCTCGCCGACCTCTACCTCACCGAGTACATGGTGAAGGCCGTCAAGGACGCGGCCGTCGCCGCCGGCCGTGACCCCGACGAGGTGAGGATCTGCGTCGCCGCGCCGGCGTACGTCACCGAGGACGACTCGCCCGAGGCGCTCGCCCACGCGCGTGAGCAGTGCCGGTGGTTCGGCGGAATGGTCGGCAACCACGTGGCCGACCTCGTCTCCAAGTACGGCGAGCACTCGGCCGCCGTACCGGACGAGCTCACCGACTACATCAAGTCCCGCGAGGGGTACGACTACTCGCACCACGGGCGGGCCGACAACCCCGACACCGCGTTCGTGCCCGACGAGATCGTCGACCGGTTCTGCCTGATCGGACCGGCCGAGAAGCACATCGAGAAGCTGACCGCGCTGCGCGAGCTCGGCGTGGACCAGTTCGCCGTCTACGACATGCACGACGCGCGGGAGGCCACCATCGACGCCTACGGCACGACGGTGATCCCGGCCGTCAACGGCTGA
- a CDS encoding FAD-binding oxidoreductase, which yields MLRDRLRGELVEPSDPGFALARQLQNTEYDTVRPHAVAYCAGEDDVVACLRHAREQGLRVHIRGNGHSMNGWSTGEGLVVDLSRMNHAVADGPHVRLGAGVQSLDALASLKPQRRQIVTGTFPTVSVGGFLTGGGIGWQTRRFGTGSDRIAAARVVLADGRVVRCSAAEEPDLYWALRGGGGGSFGVVTEFEVLPVDAPTLTAFETLWAYEDAVDVLTAWQEWCVSGPEELGTSLVVLPGMFGPGGRPVVRVWGVHLGAPAQAEAELDALTERAAAKPLSRTVGAPGPYADVMHEALCGSLTVAQCHRTGTGEEAEGHRHPYTRQSYRLTGRAATRAESAALLDAWDPALDQEGRERYLLCIAVGGAANRVSPTATAYAHRDAQFLIGYQMACRDLAADPGAPGRLTAWADRAAAALEPLACGSYVNFPSSRVGQDWEKDFFGENRARLREVKRAYDPDDFFRHAQSIGGRPLTTKAAS from the coding sequence ATGCTGCGCGATCGCCTGCGGGGCGAACTGGTCGAGCCGTCCGACCCCGGCTTCGCCCTGGCCCGACAGCTCCAGAACACCGAGTACGACACGGTCCGGCCGCACGCGGTCGCCTACTGCGCCGGCGAGGACGACGTCGTCGCCTGTCTCCGCCATGCGCGGGAGCAGGGACTGCGGGTGCACATCCGGGGCAACGGCCACAGCATGAACGGCTGGTCGACCGGCGAAGGGCTCGTCGTCGACCTGTCCCGGATGAACCACGCCGTGGCCGACGGACCGCACGTACGGCTCGGGGCCGGCGTCCAGTCCCTAGACGCGCTGGCCTCCCTGAAGCCGCAGCGCCGCCAGATCGTCACCGGCACCTTCCCCACCGTGAGCGTGGGCGGGTTCCTGACCGGCGGCGGCATCGGCTGGCAGACCCGGAGGTTCGGCACCGGCAGCGACCGGATCGCCGCGGCCCGCGTCGTCCTGGCCGACGGCCGCGTCGTGCGCTGCTCCGCGGCCGAGGAGCCCGACCTGTACTGGGCGCTGCGCGGCGGCGGCGGCGGCAGCTTCGGAGTGGTCACGGAGTTCGAGGTGCTGCCGGTCGACGCCCCGACCCTGACCGCCTTCGAGACGCTGTGGGCGTACGAGGACGCGGTCGACGTCCTGACCGCCTGGCAGGAGTGGTGCGTCAGCGGGCCGGAGGAGCTGGGAACCTCCCTGGTCGTGCTGCCCGGCATGTTCGGCCCGGGCGGCCGTCCGGTGGTCCGGGTGTGGGGCGTCCACCTGGGCGCGCCCGCGCAGGCGGAGGCGGAGCTCGACGCCCTCACCGAGCGGGCCGCGGCCAAGCCGCTGAGCCGGACCGTCGGGGCCCCGGGCCCGTACGCCGACGTCATGCACGAGGCGCTGTGCGGGTCGCTGACCGTGGCACAGTGCCACCGGACCGGCACGGGCGAGGAGGCCGAGGGCCACCGCCACCCCTACACCCGGCAGAGCTACCGGCTGACCGGACGCGCCGCCACCCGGGCGGAGTCGGCGGCCCTGCTGGACGCCTGGGACCCGGCGCTGGACCAGGAGGGCCGGGAGCGGTACCTGCTGTGCATCGCGGTGGGCGGCGCGGCCAACCGGGTGTCCCCGACGGCCACGGCGTACGCGCACCGGGACGCCCAGTTCCTGATCGGCTATCAGATGGCCTGTCGTGACCTGGCGGCCGACCCGGGCGCACCGGGCCGCCTCACCGCCTGGGCCGACCGGGCGGCCGCGGCCCTCGAGCCGCTGGCCTGCGGCTCGTACGTCAACTTCCCCAGTTCGCGGGTGGGTCAGGACTGGGAGAAGGACTTCTTCGGCGAGAACCGGGCGCGTCTGCGCGAGGTGAAGCGGGCGTACGACCCGGACGACTTCTTCCGGCACGCGCAGAGCATCGGCGGCCGGCCCCTGACGACCAAGGCGGCTTCATGA
- a CDS encoding class I SAM-dependent methyltransferase, with product MPNSALSVHRPLGADPAQEDEEAALGTLLRQLVLAVGPLNVLQAGCPHESLAVQLAAALNENGRGRVMCCDADTARSQRAAAAIERAGLTGYGQVRSGSPERVLPSVPGPVDLLLLGGVPESHLPLLRLLEPRMLPGAVVLAYGVRRFATRCAEFLAHLRLPGSGYVSLPLPFGAGLEMAVRAS from the coding sequence ATGCCCAACTCCGCGTTGTCCGTTCACCGCCCCCTCGGCGCCGACCCGGCGCAGGAGGACGAGGAAGCCGCCCTGGGCACCCTGCTGCGCCAGTTGGTGCTGGCCGTCGGCCCGCTCAACGTGCTCCAGGCGGGATGCCCGCACGAATCCCTCGCCGTCCAGCTCGCGGCGGCGCTGAACGAGAACGGGCGGGGCCGGGTCATGTGCTGCGACGCGGACACCGCGCGGTCGCAGAGGGCGGCAGCGGCAATCGAGCGGGCGGGCCTGACCGGGTACGGGCAGGTGCGGTCCGGCAGCCCCGAGCGGGTGCTGCCTTCCGTGCCCGGGCCGGTCGATCTGCTGCTGCTCGGCGGTGTGCCGGAGTCGCATCTGCCGCTGCTCAGACTGCTGGAACCCCGCATGCTGCCGGGAGCGGTGGTCCTGGCGTACGGAGTACGCCGTTTCGCCACGCGGTGCGCGGAGTTCCTGGCGCACCTCCGGCTGCCCGGCAGCGGCTACGTCTCGCTGCCCCTGCCGTTCGGCGCCGGCCTGGAGATGGCCGTCCGCGCCTCCTGA
- a CDS encoding gamma-glutamyltransferase family protein — protein sequence MFTTRPTLQGTFGMVSSTHWLASQSAMAVLEGGGNAYDAAVAGAFVLHVVEPHLNGPAGEVPVLLAPARGEVQVLCGQGVAPAGATVAHYRALGLDLVPGTGPLAAAVPGAFDAWMLLLRDHGTRSLDEVLKYAIGYAEHGHAPVENVGATVATVRELFETEWTTSAEVYLPGGEPPRPGTLLRNPALAATWKRLLAETAGAGDREARIDAAREVWRTGFVAEALVRQAARPTLDTSGERHTGTLEAADLAAWSASYEAPATHDWNGWTVCKAGPWSQGPSLLQQLALLPPELPAYGSADYVHLLIEGCKLAMADREAWYGDAADVPLRELLADGYNADRRRLIGDKASWELRPGSPGGRSPRLSTHAYTVVTDDPASGPMGAGEPTVAKSPTSPVPGEPQTGPQGATRGDTCHLDVVDRWGNMVAATPSGGWLQSNPVVPELGFPLGTRLQMTWLEEGLPNSLTPGRRPRTTLTPSIALRDGVPVLAFGTPGGDQQDQWQLHFLLAVALRARVRGGLDLQGAIDAPNWHNDGFPGSFYPRGMRPGSVTVESRMPAEVVRELRRRGHDVTVGDPWSEGRLCAVARDPDTEILLAAANPRGMQGYAVGR from the coding sequence GTGTTCACCACCCGCCCCACCCTTCAGGGGACCTTCGGCATGGTGTCCTCCACGCACTGGCTGGCCTCGCAGTCGGCGATGGCCGTCCTGGAGGGCGGCGGCAACGCCTACGACGCGGCCGTGGCCGGAGCCTTCGTGCTGCACGTCGTCGAACCGCACCTCAACGGGCCTGCGGGCGAGGTCCCCGTCCTCCTCGCCCCGGCCCGTGGCGAGGTGCAGGTGCTGTGCGGACAGGGAGTGGCGCCTGCGGGTGCGACGGTCGCCCACTACCGGGCGCTCGGCCTGGACCTCGTCCCCGGCACGGGGCCGCTGGCCGCGGCCGTGCCCGGCGCGTTCGACGCCTGGATGCTCCTGCTGCGCGACCACGGCACCAGGTCCCTCGACGAGGTGCTGAAGTACGCCATCGGGTACGCCGAGCACGGACACGCGCCCGTGGAGAACGTCGGCGCGACCGTCGCGACCGTCCGGGAACTGTTCGAGACGGAGTGGACGACGTCGGCGGAGGTGTACCTGCCGGGCGGGGAGCCGCCGCGTCCCGGCACCCTGCTGCGCAACCCCGCCCTCGCCGCCACCTGGAAGCGGCTGCTCGCCGAGACCGCCGGAGCGGGCGACCGGGAGGCGCGGATCGACGCCGCGCGGGAGGTCTGGCGCACCGGGTTCGTCGCCGAGGCGCTCGTCCGGCAGGCCGCCCGGCCCACCCTGGACACCAGCGGGGAGCGGCACACCGGCACCCTCGAGGCCGCCGACCTCGCCGCCTGGTCCGCGTCCTACGAGGCCCCGGCGACCCACGACTGGAACGGCTGGACCGTGTGCAAGGCCGGCCCCTGGAGCCAGGGCCCGTCCCTCCTCCAGCAACTCGCCCTGCTCCCGCCCGAACTGCCCGCGTACGGCTCCGCCGACTACGTCCACCTCCTGATCGAGGGCTGCAAGCTCGCCATGGCCGACCGCGAGGCCTGGTACGGCGACGCGGCCGACGTCCCGCTGCGGGAACTGCTCGCCGACGGCTACAACGCGGACCGGCGGCGGCTGATCGGCGACAAGGCGTCCTGGGAGCTGCGGCCGGGCAGCCCCGGCGGGCGTAGCCCGCGGCTCAGCACGCACGCGTACACGGTCGTCACCGACGACCCTGCCTCCGGTCCGATGGGCGCCGGTGAGCCGACGGTCGCCAAGAGCCCGACGTCCCCCGTGCCGGGCGAACCGCAGACCGGGCCGCAGGGGGCCACCCGCGGCGACACCTGCCACCTCGACGTCGTCGACCGCTGGGGCAACATGGTCGCGGCCACGCCCAGCGGCGGCTGGCTCCAGTCCAACCCGGTCGTGCCCGAGCTGGGCTTCCCGCTCGGCACCCGGCTCCAGATGACCTGGCTGGAGGAGGGCCTGCCGAACTCGCTGACGCCCGGACGCCGCCCCCGCACCACCCTCACCCCCTCGATCGCGCTGCGCGACGGCGTGCCGGTGCTGGCGTTCGGCACGCCCGGCGGTGACCAGCAGGACCAGTGGCAGCTGCACTTCCTGCTGGCCGTCGCCCTGCGCGCGCGGGTGCGTGGCGGCCTGGACCTCCAGGGCGCCATCGACGCCCCGAACTGGCACAACGACGGCTTCCCCGGCTCCTTCTATCCGCGCGGCATGCGGCCGGGCAGCGTCACCGTCGAGTCCCGTATGCCGGCGGAGGTGGTGCGGGAGCTGCGGCGGCGCGGTCACGACGTCACCGTCGGCGACCCGTGGTCCGAGGGCCGGCTCTGCGCGGTGGCCCGCGACCCGGACACCGAAATCCTGCTCGCGGCGGCGAACCCGCGCGGGATGCAGGGATACGCGGTCGGCCGCTGA
- a CDS encoding phytoene desaturase family protein, with product MLDAVVVGAGPNGLTAAVELARRGFSVALFEARDTVGGGARTEELTLPGFRHDPCSAAHPLGINSPAFRALPLERYGLEWLHAELPMAHPFLDGSAAVLSRSVAETAASFGPRDAGAYRRLVEPFLPKWDTLVRDFMSLPLTALPRDPVTLARFGLVGLPPSTWLSRRFRDERAKTLFAGLVGHVMAPLSGFATGAVGLVFALAAHARGWPVARGGSQSLSDALAAYLEDLGGSVHTDYEVKRLDDLPPARAYVFDTSPTALGRIAGFGDYYGGYRYGPGVFKIDYALDGPVPWTAKEARAAGTVQIGADSAEIGAALRAASREGRAPDRPFMITVQPSVVDPTRAPAGKHVFWAYGHVPNGWTGDLTDVMERQLERFAPGFRDRVLARRTAGPAELAAHNANYVGGDIATGAVSGLQILLRPKLTAFPYATPHPAVFLCSSATPPGPGVHGMSGHNAAKAVWRRLRQQK from the coding sequence ATGCTCGATGCGGTCGTGGTGGGAGCGGGGCCCAACGGGCTGACCGCGGCGGTGGAGCTGGCCAGGCGCGGCTTCTCCGTGGCGCTGTTCGAGGCGCGGGACACCGTGGGCGGAGGAGCCCGCACCGAGGAACTCACCCTGCCGGGCTTCCGCCACGACCCGTGCTCCGCCGCGCATCCCCTCGGCATCAACTCACCCGCGTTCCGCGCGCTGCCCCTCGAGCGGTACGGCCTGGAGTGGCTGCACGCCGAGCTGCCGATGGCCCACCCCTTCCTCGACGGCAGTGCCGCGGTGCTGTCGAGGTCGGTCGCCGAGACGGCCGCCTCCTTCGGGCCGCGTGACGCGGGCGCGTACCGCCGCCTGGTCGAGCCCTTTCTGCCCAAGTGGGACACACTGGTCCGCGACTTCATGTCACTGCCCCTGACCGCGCTGCCCCGCGACCCGGTCACGCTGGCCCGTTTCGGCCTGGTCGGCCTGCCCCCGTCCACCTGGCTCAGCCGCCGCTTCCGTGACGAGCGGGCCAAGACCCTGTTCGCCGGTCTTGTCGGGCATGTCATGGCCCCGCTGAGCGGGTTCGCCACCGGCGCCGTCGGACTGGTCTTCGCCCTCGCCGCGCACGCCCGGGGCTGGCCGGTGGCCCGCGGCGGCTCCCAGTCGCTCTCGGACGCGCTCGCCGCCTACCTCGAGGACCTCGGTGGCAGCGTTCACACCGACTACGAGGTCAAGCGCCTCGACGACCTGCCCCCGGCCCGCGCCTATGTCTTCGACACCTCACCCACGGCGCTCGGCCGCATCGCCGGCTTCGGCGACTACTACGGGGGATACCGGTACGGCCCCGGCGTCTTCAAGATCGACTACGCGCTCGACGGCCCGGTGCCGTGGACCGCGAAGGAGGCCCGTGCAGCCGGCACCGTGCAGATCGGCGCGGACAGCGCGGAGATCGGCGCCGCGCTGCGAGCGGCCTCCCGGGAGGGCCGGGCGCCCGACAGGCCATTCATGATCACGGTGCAGCCCAGTGTCGTCGACCCCACCCGCGCCCCGGCCGGAAAGCACGTCTTCTGGGCGTACGGCCATGTGCCCAACGGCTGGACCGGCGACCTCACCGACGTCATGGAACGCCAACTGGAGCGCTTCGCCCCCGGGTTCCGCGACCGGGTCCTCGCCCGGCGGACCGCGGGCCCCGCCGAACTCGCCGCGCACAACGCCAACTACGTGGGCGGAGACATCGCCACCGGCGCGGTCTCCGGGCTCCAGATCCTGCTGCGGCCCAAGCTGACGGCGTTCCCCTACGCCACTCCGCACCCGGCGGTCTTCCTCTGCTCGTCGGCGACCCCGCCCGGCCCGGGCGTGCACGGGATGTCGGGTCACAACGCGGCGAAGGCGGTGTGGCGCAGGCTGCGGCAACAAAAGTGA
- a CDS encoding O-acetyl-ADP-ribose deacetylase, with protein sequence MTTITFVRGDITRQSVDAIVNAANSSLLGGGGVDGAIHRRGGPEILADCRRLRASHYGKGLATGRAVATTAGELDARWVIHTVGPVYSATEDRSELLASCYRESLRVADELGARTVAFPAVSAGIYGWPMDDAARIAVETVRVTQTAVEKITFVLFDERAYDAFAAQPH encoded by the coding sequence ATGACCACGATCACCTTCGTCCGGGGCGACATCACCCGCCAGTCCGTGGACGCCATCGTCAACGCGGCCAACTCCTCCCTGCTCGGCGGCGGTGGCGTCGACGGCGCCATCCACCGCCGGGGCGGCCCCGAGATCCTCGCCGACTGCCGCCGCCTGCGCGCCTCCCACTACGGCAAGGGCCTCGCCACCGGCCGGGCGGTCGCCACGACCGCCGGTGAGCTGGACGCGCGCTGGGTGATCCACACCGTGGGCCCGGTGTACAGCGCCACCGAGGACCGCTCCGAGCTGCTGGCCTCCTGCTATCGCGAGTCGCTGCGGGTCGCGGACGAACTCGGCGCCCGGACCGTCGCCTTCCCGGCCGTCTCCGCGGGCATCTACGGCTGGCCGATGGACGACGCCGCCCGCATCGCCGTGGAGACGGTACGGGTGACGCAGACGGCCGTCGAGAAGATCACGTTCGTCCTCTTCGACGAGCGGGCGTACGACGCGTTCGCCGCCCAGCCGCACTGA